The DNA segment CCAGATATTCAAAAAAACCGTACTGTAGAGATAAATAAACAATCAATCCCACTAGGGAACGACTGATAAACCACTCTAATAGCTCGTAGTTTTTCCACAAACGACGCTTGAAAAAGAACACCTCATGATAAAAAAAGCGGGCGGGAATAAAGAAAAGGGGTCCCCCTGTCGAAACAAAATGATCGGGATCGTTTTTCGGATCATTGACATGAGCATGGTGCTGTAAATGAACACGGGTAAAAACCGGAAACACAAACCCCAACATCAATGCTGTCCCATGCCCTAAAATGGTGTTAATGGCAAGATTACGATGCCCCGCGCGATGAGAGGCATCATGAATCACTGTTCCTGCTAGGTGCAGACAGAGAACATTGACACAAAAACAACACCAACCGGGCCAATCCCAGAGCCAGTAACCACAGTGAGATAAAATAAACAGTCCCCAAGCAATGAGAAACATCCAAACATTGACATTCCACCCCCCATCTGGATCAATATAATCTTTTGGTACTCGCAGTGATGGTTGCACCTGCACCATTTTTCCTTTTTCTCCTTTTATTCTCTTAATTTAGCTATTAATTTTTATTAAACTAATCTCATTTTCGCAAAAAATAGCTAAGAAGCAGCAAAAAGTTGCTCACGCGCCCGCTCTTCTAAAAAATCTGCTTCTTGGAGAATATCACACAACCGATTCTCTGTTTCTAATAAACAAGTATGACCACTCTCGGGTAAAACGACCACTTGCGATTGGGGAAAGTGTTCGGCTAATTCTTCTGCTTCTTCCACAGAAGGTAAGATTCGATCAGAACCGCCAGCCAGTAATAAGACTGGGGCAGGAATGTCTTGCAGGCGTTGGGAGTCAACATCAAATTCTTCCAACAGTGATAATCGCCAGCGGACGGTTTGGGGAGGCACTGATTTCATGGCATTGAGCAGGGCGCGGCGATCGCGCGGGGCAATCCGTGCCATCGCGGCTAAAAAAGGTAAAATCAGCACAGTTGAGGAGCGATAAATCGGTTCTGGCATCCAACCGGTTCCCATCGCCCCCCACGCTAAATAAGGGCGTTCACGAAAGGAAGACGCGGGATTGACTAAAATGACACGATGAAACAATTCAGGGGCTTGTTCCAAGAGTTTTAACGCCAAACATCCCCCAAAGGACTCCCCACACAAATAGGTAGTTTTTTCCGGTTTTTGCGCTTGTTCGGCAGCAATTAGGTCAATTACGGCACTGGCGAGTTCATCCCAGTCACTAAAGTTCGATTGGGGAATGGCAAGGGAACGCAGATCAAAACATTGGTCTAAGGTATCCGTTTGCGTGTGCAAGAGTTCTCCGGTGCCATCCATCCCCGGTAAAAAGACAAACAGCGGAGACTCGGGATGAAACGGTTTTGGGGTTAAAAAATGGGGTTGATGCGAGTGATTCAGCATAATGAGTTTGAATTAACAACCTCCCACTTGTAATAACTGTTTAATTTCGGTTTGGCAATAGCGGGTAATTTCCACAATGCCCTTTTTGGTTTGTTTGCCTTGATATTGGGCTTGACGTTTTGGTGTGATCCAGTAAGGACGACCAATGAGTAAATCGGCTCGTTCATAGACTACCATTGGGTGCAACGCCCACTGGTTAAATAGGGCTTCTGAGGGATCAAACCAGTGTAATATCTTTAGAGGAATGGTTGCGGTTACTTGTTCTTGCTGCGACGCGATCGCGACCGGTAAAACCGCTAAATTTGGAATATTGGAACGTAACAGTAAATGAGCAAATCCGGGTTGAAAGGAGCGCATTTCACGAGGGGCAGTTAAATCGACCATGGGTTCAGCCCCTTCCGGAAACACGGCTAACCAATTATTGGCACTGAGCAACTGTTTGCCCTCACGAACAAACGTCGGACCCCGTTCTGATTGATTGGCCAAAGGGAAACAACCGAGTAACGTCACCATTTCCCGTAACAATGGCACCTGGCCCATATAGT comes from the Cyanobacteria bacterium GSL.Bin1 genome and includes:
- a CDS encoding beta-carotene hydroxylase, encoding MVQVQPSLRVPKDYIDPDGGWNVNVWMFLIAWGLFILSHCGYWLWDWPGWCCFCVNVLCLHLAGTVIHDASHRAGHRNLAINTILGHGTALMLGFVFPVFTRVHLQHHAHVNDPKNDPDHFVSTGGPLFFIPARFFYHEVFFFKRRLWKNYELLEWFISRSLVGLIVYLSLQYGFFEYLVNYWFAAALVVGWMLGLFFDYLPHRPFQERDRWKNARVYPSKILNWLICGQNYHLVHHLWPSIPWYKYQPAYYQMKPLLDEKGSYQSLGLLAGKKEFFGFIYDIFLGIRFHKQ
- a CDS encoding alpha/beta fold hydrolase, producing MLNHSHQPHFLTPKPFHPESPLFVFLPGMDGTGELLHTQTDTLDQCFDLRSLAIPQSNFSDWDELASAVIDLIAAEQAQKPEKTTYLCGESFGGCLALKLLEQAPELFHRVILVNPASSFRERPYLAWGAMGTGWMPEPIYRSSTVLILPFLAAMARIAPRDRRALLNAMKSVPPQTVRWRLSLLEEFDVDSQRLQDIPAPVLLLAGGSDRILPSVEEAEELAEHFPQSQVVVLPESGHTCLLETENRLCDILQEADFLEERAREQLFAAS
- a CDS encoding 1-acyl-sn-glycerol-3-phosphate acyltransferase codes for the protein MVSNRPLNLSQGLLQALGTQVFVYFENRIPQDAAVVVVSNHRSFMDPMMLMVGLGHPLRTACHHYMGQVPLLREMVTLLGCFPLANQSERGPTFVREGKQLLSANNWLAVFPEGAEPMVDLTAPREMRSFQPGFAHLLLRSNIPNLAVLPVAIASQQEQVTATIPLKILHWFDPSEALFNQWALHPMVVYERADLLIGRPYWITPKRQAQYQGKQTKKGIVEITRYCQTEIKQLLQVGGC